A region of Candidatus Hydrogenedens sp. DNA encodes the following proteins:
- the carA gene encoding glutamine-hydrolyzing carbamoyl-phosphate synthase small subunit, whose product MKIEKEAILALEDGSIFIGRSVGSEGETTGELVFNTSMTGYQEILTDPSYAGQIITMTYTHIGNYGCNPEDVESRTVFARGFVMRECCFNPSSWRATMSLPEFFRKYNVVAIDQVDTRKITRILRTKGNQKAIISTVDLNPDSLIQKAKNAPDMAGSDYVKEATITQPYEWEPPEHPKYRVVVMDFGVKYNILRLLRDHNCIVVVVPSTTPVEQILNYQPDGVVLSNGPGDPSALTYIYPIVQKLIEKNIPIMGICLGHQIIGHALGGKTFKLKFGHRGANQPVMNMENRRVEITSQNHGFAVDPDSLDLNKVVISHVHLNDMTCSGLSHKELPVFSVQYHPEASPGPHDSRYLFQTFTKLMDEYKEKRNYGKSSPPLETMSAS is encoded by the coding sequence ATGAAAATAGAAAAAGAAGCAATTCTTGCTCTCGAAGATGGGTCTATTTTTATAGGTCGTTCGGTTGGTAGCGAAGGTGAAACCACAGGTGAACTCGTCTTTAACACAAGTATGACAGGTTATCAAGAGATACTTACAGACCCTTCTTATGCAGGACAGATAATAACAATGACATATACACATATAGGAAATTATGGTTGTAATCCTGAAGATGTAGAGTCCCGAACTGTTTTTGCACGTGGTTTTGTAATGCGTGAATGCTGTTTTAATCCAAGTTCATGGCGGGCTACGATGTCACTACCAGAATTCTTCAGGAAATATAATGTCGTTGCTATTGACCAGGTAGATACACGTAAAATTACAAGAATATTGAGAACAAAAGGCAATCAAAAGGCAATTATAAGCACAGTCGACTTAAATCCAGATTCGCTTATTCAAAAGGCAAAAAATGCCCCTGATATGGCTGGAAGTGATTATGTAAAAGAAGCAACGATTACTCAACCTTATGAATGGGAACCACCTGAACATCCTAAATACCGCGTTGTTGTTATGGATTTCGGAGTTAAATATAACATTTTAAGATTGCTAAGAGACCATAATTGCATTGTAGTTGTTGTTCCATCGACCACACCAGTTGAACAGATACTTAACTACCAACCCGACGGCGTTGTATTGTCAAATGGTCCTGGAGACCCCTCTGCCTTGACATATATATATCCGATTGTCCAAAAACTTATTGAGAAAAACATCCCTATAATGGGGATTTGCTTAGGCCATCAAATTATCGGACATGCATTAGGCGGCAAAACCTTTAAACTTAAATTTGGACATCGAGGTGCTAATCAACCAGTTATGAATATGGAAAATAGAAGGGTGGAGATTACATCTCAGAATCATGGTTTTGCGGTAGACCCTGATTCTTTAGATTTAAATAAAGTTGTGATTTCTCATGTGCATCTTAATGATATGACCTGTTCTGGACTTTCACATAAAGAATTACCTGTCTTTAGTGTCCAGTACCATCCCGAAGCATCACCAGGACCGCATGATAGTCGCTATTTGTTCCAAACGTTTACCAAACTCATGGATGAATACAAAGAGAAACGTAACTATGGAAAATCATCCCCACCTTTAGAAACAATGAGTGCCTCGTAA
- a CDS encoding aspartate carbamoyltransferase catalytic subunit, with protein MWKHKDLLGLQFLSKEEILSILDMVPAFLEVMSRKTGIKKVPLLQGRVVVHWFHEPSTRTFVSFDLAAKRLSADTLSLSASSSSEKKGETLHDTLYNIEAMKTDILVVRHRCSGVPKLLADSHTSHVINAGDGQHEHPTQGLLDVFTMREFIRSHRKDPKATLEGVRISIIGDIAHSRVARSNIWALLKLGANITLCGPQTLLPKSFEQLGVRITTNLKEALVDTDIIYALRIQLERQTRGLFPSIREYIRLYRIDNETIRYAPEHAIVMHPGPINRDVELATNIADSKRSLILHQVSHGVAVRMAVMHLLANSQSL; from the coding sequence ATATGGAAGCATAAAGATTTATTAGGGTTGCAATTTTTATCAAAGGAGGAAATACTCTCCATTTTAGATATGGTTCCAGCCTTTTTAGAAGTAATGTCGCGTAAAACGGGTATAAAAAAGGTACCACTTTTACAAGGGAGAGTTGTTGTTCATTGGTTTCACGAACCAAGTACACGGACTTTTGTTTCGTTTGACCTTGCAGCGAAGCGATTAAGTGCTGACACACTTTCCTTATCTGCGTCAAGTTCAAGCGAAAAGAAGGGAGAAACATTGCACGATACTTTATATAACATAGAAGCCATGAAAACAGATATTCTTGTTGTTCGACATCGTTGTTCAGGGGTACCAAAATTACTTGCAGATTCTCACACTTCTCATGTAATAAATGCAGGAGATGGGCAACATGAACATCCTACACAAGGACTTCTGGATGTTTTTACAATGAGGGAATTCATTCGAAGCCATCGGAAGGACCCCAAAGCAACGTTGGAAGGGGTTCGGATTTCAATAATTGGAGATATAGCACATAGTCGGGTTGCACGGAGTAACATTTGGGCTTTACTGAAATTGGGAGCCAATATAACGTTGTGTGGACCCCAAACATTATTACCCAAAAGTTTTGAGCAATTAGGAGTAAGGATAACAACTAATCTCAAAGAAGCATTAGTTGACACAGATATTATCTATGCATTGCGAATTCAATTGGAACGTCAAACACGAGGTTTGTTTCCAAGTATTCGGGAGTATATCCGATTATACCGGATTGATAATGAGACGATTCGTTATGCACCGGAGCATGCCATTGTGATGCATCCGGGACCTATTAATCGTGATGTGGAATTGGCTACGAATATAGCGGATAGTAAGAGAAGTTTGATTTTACATCAAGTAAGCCATGGAGTTGCAGTACGTATGGCAGTAATGCATTTATTGGCTAATAGTCAATCTCTTTAA
- a CDS encoding SPASM domain-containing protein: MSQRNRPPKNLDITLELVGFPKSLLKKVRRCSKLVETAPKDISYLWLRVSGAGIRSQRNNSQTCGLSLEDWLNVVDEAVAGGATWLVLTVDTPLDKMKEAIEICQWAQDTHNLKVGLFLCRQEITENEISTLKSLRKELTQIFVKKKVFEKFKKLKDLGFHLGIADPQEYGDKPNCEGASKLLYVDDTGTIYTCGLVAGKKEYRLGNIHERTFCEIVEDPNLPHRVEESIHKVNTGCDGCPSLLRRYLQNNT; the protein is encoded by the coding sequence ATGAGTCAAAGAAATAGACCTCCAAAAAATTTGGATATCACACTGGAATTAGTCGGCTTTCCAAAAAGCTTGTTAAAAAAAGTCAGAAGATGTTCTAAATTAGTCGAAACGGCTCCCAAGGATATTTCATATCTCTGGTTGCGGGTTTCTGGAGCAGGTATTAGATCGCAAAGAAACAATAGCCAAACATGTGGACTATCATTAGAGGATTGGTTGAATGTTGTTGATGAAGCGGTAGCAGGAGGAGCAACATGGTTAGTACTTACTGTCGATACTCCATTAGATAAAATGAAAGAGGCCATTGAAATATGTCAATGGGCACAAGACACACATAATCTCAAAGTAGGATTGTTTTTGTGCAGGCAAGAGATTACGGAGAACGAAATTTCTACTCTCAAAAGTCTCAGAAAAGAACTAACACAAATTTTTGTTAAAAAGAAGGTATTTGAAAAATTTAAGAAGTTAAAGGATTTGGGGTTTCATTTAGGGATTGCAGACCCTCAGGAATACGGTGATAAACCCAATTGTGAAGGTGCTTCAAAACTTTTATATGTGGATGATACAGGAACTATTTATACATGTGGGTTAGTTGCAGGAAAGAAAGAATATCGCCTGGGCAATATACATGAACGCACGTTTTGTGAAATTGTTGAAGACCCGAACCTCCCTCACCGTGTAGAAGAATCTATTCATAAGGTAAATACAGGGTGTGATGGATGTCCTTCCTTACTCAGGCGATACTTACAAAATAATACGTAG
- a CDS encoding dihydroorotase, with protein sequence MRIVIRNGWVINPETGMSEKSDLGFEHGVITVIGSNLEGDVFIDADGMVVSPGFVDLHVHFREPGFESKETIASGARAAVHGGVTSVVTMPNTMPPIDNAGMVELVVRRAQDLDGVHIYPSACATKGREGKELTEMADLLDSGAVAVTDDGDDIESSAVLRYVLEYSRMVGLLYLAHCEDASLSEGGAMNEGFVSTKLGIPGIPREAEETRIERNIRLAKLADAPIHIQHVTTKRGVEIIREAKREGIKVTAETCPHYWMLTEENLENYNTNMKMNPPLRDKSDVEAIIEGLKDGTIDCIATDHAPHTSTEKNVPFQEAPFGVIGLETLLGCVITGLVKGGHISMEHAIRLLTKNPAGIIKINAGSLSIGSPADITIFDPNEEWVVTNSCFYSKSSNSPFIGMKLCGKVKYTFCCGKILYYDRTSTLPKGVVISPTFLPEVE encoded by the coding sequence ATGAGAATTGTTATTAGAAATGGTTGGGTTATTAACCCAGAAACAGGGATGTCAGAGAAGTCCGATTTGGGATTTGAACATGGAGTAATTACCGTAATTGGAAGTAACCTTGAAGGTGATGTTTTTATTGATGCTGATGGAATGGTTGTTTCGCCTGGATTTGTCGATTTACATGTCCACTTTCGGGAACCAGGGTTTGAGTCTAAGGAAACTATTGCCAGTGGTGCGAGAGCGGCAGTTCATGGCGGTGTTACATCTGTCGTAACGATGCCCAATACAATGCCACCTATTGATAATGCTGGGATGGTAGAATTGGTGGTTCGTCGTGCACAAGACCTTGATGGAGTTCATATCTATCCATCAGCATGTGCAACAAAAGGACGTGAAGGCAAAGAATTAACAGAAATGGCAGACCTGCTTGATTCTGGGGCTGTTGCGGTTACAGACGATGGGGATGATATAGAATCTTCGGCGGTATTGAGGTATGTTTTGGAATATTCACGGATGGTAGGATTGCTTTATTTAGCCCATTGTGAAGATGCCTCTCTAAGTGAAGGTGGAGCGATGAATGAAGGATTTGTATCCACTAAACTTGGGATACCTGGAATACCCAGAGAAGCAGAAGAGACAAGGATTGAACGAAATATTCGGTTAGCAAAATTAGCAGATGCACCTATACATATTCAACATGTAACTACAAAACGTGGAGTGGAAATTATCCGTGAGGCAAAAAGGGAAGGTATCAAAGTTACTGCGGAAACATGCCCTCATTATTGGATGCTAACAGAAGAAAATCTGGAAAATTATAATACAAATATGAAAATGAACCCACCATTACGGGATAAGTCGGATGTTGAGGCAATTATTGAAGGGTTAAAGGATGGAACCATTGATTGTATCGCTACAGACCACGCACCCCATACAAGTACTGAGAAGAATGTTCCTTTTCAAGAGGCTCCTTTTGGGGTTATTGGGCTTGAAACTTTATTAGGCTGTGTAATTACAGGTCTTGTAAAAGGTGGGCATATATCAATGGAACATGCTATACGATTACTAACAAAAAATCCTGCTGGGATAATAAAGATAAATGCGGGGAGTCTATCTATTGGTTCCCCAGCAGATATTACCATCTTTGACCCGAATGAAGAATGGGTTGTAACAAATAGCTGTTTTTACTCTAAAAGTTCTAATTCACCTTTTATCGGGATGAAATTGTGCGGTAAAGTGAAATACACGTTTTGTTGTGGAAAAATTTTATATTATGACAGAACCTCAACTCTCCCGAAAGGGGTTGTAATTTCTCCTACGTTTCTTCCAGAAGTAGAATAA
- a CDS encoding Gfo/Idh/MocA family oxidoreductase has protein sequence MKEKNKKEVSRRDFIEKTAKITAGLAVGSTLTKVANAQVYKSILPSKVLGANEKIRTGHIGTGGMGRSNLGFVLQRDDIQPIALCDLYPKNLERGAQMVRQKFSDFTMHHDFREVIDNKDVDAVVIATPDHWHCLCVLYSADAKKHIYCEKPLSTTIQEGRKMVEAVRRNGVIFQGGTMQRSGEHFKEAVELVKSGYIGKVAHVETFNHEDKPIEGIGLGDDDRAKWEKEGLDWDFHQGWVEHRPFNTNRWIYHFRWFLEYSGGKITDWGAHLIDIALWGMGEEKQPKSVSAIGGKYVLTDNRTTPDTLEAVWEFDDYILTFSNRVYNQYLPKGYSDHGILFHGTLGTLKVDRGGYEVFPVPNNDGCEPKKSGPSQLNEPHWQNFVDSIREHKDPIVTVETLHNTTRVCHMGTCAYVAGARLRWDPVNERFIGDDDATKKANEWAYRPYLNGWSLTPPYDRQQKA, from the coding sequence ATGAAAGAAAAAAACAAAAAGGAAGTCAGTCGTAGAGATTTTATTGAAAAAACAGCAAAAATTACCGCAGGATTAGCGGTAGGTTCTACATTAACAAAAGTAGCCAATGCTCAGGTATATAAGTCCATTCTTCCATCAAAGGTATTAGGTGCAAACGAAAAAATTCGAACAGGACACATTGGTACAGGAGGTATGGGACGTTCTAATCTCGGTTTCGTCCTACAACGAGACGATATTCAGCCGATTGCGTTATGCGATTTATATCCAAAGAATCTTGAACGTGGTGCACAAATGGTTCGACAAAAATTTTCAGATTTTACAATGCACCACGATTTCCGAGAAGTTATTGATAACAAAGATGTTGATGCTGTTGTGATAGCTACTCCAGACCATTGGCATTGCCTTTGCGTTTTATATTCTGCCGATGCAAAGAAACATATTTATTGTGAAAAACCATTGTCAACAACTATTCAAGAAGGTCGAAAAATGGTTGAGGCTGTCCGCAGAAATGGTGTAATTTTTCAAGGTGGAACAATGCAACGAAGTGGAGAACATTTTAAAGAAGCGGTAGAGTTAGTAAAAAGTGGTTATATTGGTAAAGTTGCCCATGTAGAAACATTTAACCACGAAGATAAACCCATCGAAGGAATCGGCTTGGGAGATGACGACCGTGCTAAATGGGAAAAAGAAGGCTTAGATTGGGATTTCCATCAAGGATGGGTTGAGCATCGTCCATTTAATACCAATCGTTGGATTTATCATTTCCGCTGGTTCCTTGAATATTCTGGCGGTAAAATCACCGATTGGGGTGCACATCTAATTGACATTGCTTTGTGGGGTATGGGCGAAGAAAAACAACCTAAATCTGTCAGTGCCATCGGTGGAAAATATGTTTTGACTGATAACAGGACAACACCGGATACCCTTGAAGCGGTATGGGAATTTGATGATTATATCCTTACATTCTCAAATCGTGTATACAACCAATATCTACCTAAAGGATATTCTGACCATGGTATTTTATTCCATGGAACATTGGGTACTCTTAAAGTTGACCGTGGTGGTTACGAAGTTTTTCCTGTGCCTAATAACGATGGTTGTGAGCCCAAGAAATCAGGACCATCTCAATTAAATGAACCACATTGGCAAAACTTTGTAGATTCCATTCGTGAACATAAAGACCCCATTGTTACTGTCGAAACACTTCATAACACAACTCGTGTTTGCCATATGGGAACATGTGCTTATGTCGCAGGTGCAAGATTGAGATGGGACCCTGTAAATGAGAGATTTATAGGTGATGATGACGCCACCAAGAAGGCAAATGAATGGGCTTACCGTCCTTACCTGAATGGATGGAGTTTAACACCTCCCTACGATAGACAACAAAAAGCATAA
- a CDS encoding beta-propeller domain-containing protein: protein MRNKYFIYSLVLFMVVLVVSCNNTSKPNSNIPSESGNSQYLGNPTTSEGATEGATEGQQEETKEGQPSSEGTTEGAQEGVVEGEGASEGENNSTTKFTSALLYNTRDTEVDYGNKPTSVDESEENGTEGGSSPTTRELVEPDVFRMRDNYLFVLNQYRGLTIVDLNEKSVVSNVPIYGYPRDLYIKDGRAYVLIGYTIRHTIENGVVKKTTGSQLYIVNIQDIEKPSVESSLSLPGDFIDSRMLGNILYAVTSNYQYYYVAMEERGEESEIGSGTESPTTSDWTVNSGSTCWITSVDLTQINNPTITDQIQFPGYGTVIQASVNAIYVAAPLWESNNTQITYIDITDPNGEILNYKPVDVPGNIVDRFKLDEWDGYLRVVSNTSWPERHTYLTIFNISDPTNIVQTSQITIPDAQGETLYATRFAGPLAYLVTYFTIDPLFVVDISDPTNPQVKGQLKVPGWSTYIEPIGNQLIGLGVDDTDGQRRVKVSWFDVSDPKVPQEVSVVSIGEGWVWSSAFNDVKAFRIFDDLIVVPFSGWNGNEYKEQLQFIRWDVESRKLVPLGAVEMKGQVSRTIEYSDYYYAITSDFIHEIKCDKTNAPELTPTLITLAEYVADVLEDGDSEARIEIVQHNENQTIEIRLVDDFNVIDSIPITTAGQLIDSFKQDNNILLILNEWNYKENYEYESYYRLVSIQKNEENTLAIQKDIKINLVPYYSWYRNWCLGCDYIPEVLVEDSRSGVPAMEVMSNAGKSIMRYYYRWYPSSENKPVMICGDTLILRGWGNVYDIILGNEIQPYEGFAVIPLQNIEEFKTVGIGYNNVVSLSEGGGKLFLTTQKYIKDITYIDNYYPVIAYYLTEINLKTLAVSETKNVPGIFASSNETGNILFLKDWQYGQEMDYYYNYELWIRSIVWEENEPVSIIDSVKMTYSWATLKIQPPYLLSLISNNTLVLEKMDIEADGTFTHRTKTEIGDVWGDFLSINDKQIYLLIDGASMLTMNTGYNIQPELNTLTALPSYPMKFRIGTKGVYLICGYSGYLFVPLTD from the coding sequence ATGAGAAATAAATATTTTATTTATAGTTTGGTTTTATTCATGGTAGTTTTGGTCGTTTCTTGTAATAACACAAGTAAACCCAACAGTAATATCCCATCAGAATCTGGGAATTCCCAATATTTAGGAAATCCAACAACTTCTGAAGGAGCAACAGAAGGTGCAACAGAAGGACAGCAAGAAGAAACAAAAGAAGGACAGCCAAGCTCCGAAGGAACAACCGAAGGGGCTCAAGAAGGTGTAGTAGAAGGCGAAGGGGCAAGTGAAGGAGAAAATAATAGTACTACAAAATTTACAAGTGCATTACTATACAATACTCGTGATACAGAAGTAGACTATGGAAATAAACCGACATCTGTAGATGAATCAGAAGAGAATGGAACAGAAGGGGGTAGTAGCCCTACAACAAGGGAATTAGTTGAGCCTGATGTATTTAGAATGAGAGATAATTATCTGTTTGTGCTAAATCAATATCGTGGTCTTACGATTGTTGATTTAAACGAGAAATCTGTTGTTTCAAATGTTCCTATTTATGGCTACCCCAGAGATTTGTATATTAAAGATGGTCGTGCTTATGTCCTTATTGGTTATACCATTCGTCACACTATTGAAAATGGTGTCGTTAAAAAAACTACTGGCTCTCAATTATATATTGTAAATATTCAAGATATTGAAAAACCGTCTGTCGAATCTTCTTTATCATTACCTGGTGATTTTATTGATAGCCGAATGTTAGGAAATATTTTATACGCAGTAACATCAAATTACCAATATTATTATGTAGCAATGGAAGAAAGAGGGGAGGAAAGTGAGATTGGAAGTGGAACAGAGAGTCCCACAACTTCTGACTGGACTGTAAATTCAGGGAGTACGTGCTGGATTACCAGTGTAGATTTGACACAAATAAATAATCCGACCATCACAGACCAAATACAATTTCCAGGCTATGGCACAGTAATTCAAGCATCTGTTAATGCTATATATGTTGCCGCACCACTTTGGGAAAGTAATAACACACAAATTACATACATAGACATTACAGACCCAAATGGGGAAATTTTAAATTACAAACCAGTAGATGTACCAGGGAACATTGTAGATAGATTTAAGTTAGATGAATGGGATGGTTATTTGCGGGTTGTCTCTAATACATCTTGGCCAGAAAGACATACATACTTAACTATTTTTAATATTTCTGACCCAACAAATATAGTACAAACATCCCAAATTACAATACCCGATGCACAAGGTGAAACTTTGTATGCGACACGTTTTGCGGGTCCATTGGCATATCTTGTTACCTACTTTACTATTGATCCACTTTTTGTAGTAGATATTTCAGACCCAACTAATCCACAGGTTAAAGGACAATTAAAAGTTCCTGGATGGTCTACATACATTGAACCTATTGGCAATCAGCTTATTGGATTAGGCGTAGATGATACTGACGGGCAACGTCGTGTCAAGGTAAGTTGGTTTGATGTTTCTGACCCCAAAGTTCCACAGGAAGTCTCAGTAGTATCTATTGGTGAGGGTTGGGTATGGTCTTCTGCTTTTAACGATGTGAAGGCATTTCGAATTTTTGATGATTTGATAGTTGTTCCTTTTAGCGGGTGGAATGGAAATGAATATAAGGAGCAATTGCAATTTATTCGTTGGGATGTGGAATCAAGAAAATTAGTGCCTTTAGGTGCTGTAGAGATGAAAGGACAGGTATCAAGAACTATTGAGTATAGTGATTATTATTATGCCATTACCTCTGACTTTATCCATGAAATAAAGTGTGATAAGACAAATGCACCTGAATTGACACCTACTCTAATTACACTTGCAGAATATGTAGCGGATGTTCTTGAAGATGGAGATAGTGAAGCACGTATTGAGATAGTTCAACACAATGAAAACCAGACCATAGAAATCCGTTTAGTAGATGACTTTAATGTGATTGATTCTATTCCCATAACAACAGCTGGACAATTAATAGATTCATTCAAACAAGATAACAATATTCTCTTGATACTTAATGAATGGAATTACAAAGAAAATTATGAATATGAATCATATTATCGTTTGGTATCTATTCAGAAAAATGAAGAGAATACGCTGGCTATACAAAAAGATATAAAAATAAACTTGGTTCCGTATTATTCCTGGTATAGAAATTGGTGTTTAGGATGTGATTACATACCTGAAGTGCTTGTTGAGGATTCGAGAAGTGGAGTTCCTGCAATGGAGGTAATGTCTAATGCAGGAAAATCAATTATGCGGTATTATTATCGGTGGTATCCCTCTTCCGAAAACAAACCAGTAATGATTTGTGGAGATACCTTAATTCTTAGAGGTTGGGGTAATGTATATGACATTATTTTAGGCAATGAAATTCAACCTTATGAAGGATTTGCTGTAATACCACTTCAAAATATAGAGGAATTCAAAACAGTAGGCATTGGCTACAATAATGTCGTTTCACTATCCGAAGGAGGAGGAAAACTCTTTCTAACAACTCAGAAATATATTAAGGATATTACATATATTGATAATTATTATCCTGTAATCGCTTACTACCTCACTGAAATAAATCTGAAGACATTAGCGGTAAGCGAGACGAAAAACGTTCCTGGCATATTTGCATCTTCAAATGAAACGGGGAATATTCTTTTCTTGAAAGATTGGCAGTATGGACAAGAGATGGATTATTACTATAACTATGAGCTATGGATTCGTAGCATTGTTTGGGAAGAAAATGAACCTGTTTCCATTATCGATTCAGTAAAAATGACATACTCGTGGGCAACCCTCAAAATTCAGCCTCCTTATCTACTTTCCTTAATATCGAATAATACACTTGTGTTAGAAAAAATGGATATAGAAGCTGATGGTACATTTACACATAGGACAAAAACAGAGATAGGTGATGTATGGGGTGATTTCCTCAGTATAAATGACAAGCAAATTTATCTTTTGATTGATGGTGCATCAATGCTAACAATGAACACAGGGTATAATATACAACCTGAATTAAATACTCTTACTGCTCTACCTTCTTACCCGATGAAATTCAGGATTGGGACAAAAGGAGTTTATCTTATCTGTGGTTATTCAGGGTATTTATTTGTTCCTTTGACTGACTAA
- a CDS encoding HDOD domain-containing protein has protein sequence MSEQPYEIITCKCGQRMRVPTSAQGKAFKCVRCGNIVFYGQTPESTSQPGFSVSKSVSTGEFTGNLSQWLISSGIVTPEDMEEALDIQKKQGGYLLKILYQNSKLPEEMLFEILSRTSGVPKIDILRIFIDKEIVDLVPKKLCEDRFVFPVDRLGRNLTLAMACPIDKETIFLVEQLTQLRIKPTLAKVSEIEETIKKYHKENVTNIPLSMPQGSVSGAGIKESKIIKTKPSVTESQPASVLQFPEETADRERKFVEPVLDTLEYLPFPPTAELALSMVLEDSEPNLDDLCSIFLDDPSLATALLRWVNNPVIAEEKKIGNIWTAVALLGPYGVQIMLNHMKEAHQPISEYPVLPISGRSKLCAKLAEELAKSCQKVNPSLAYTTALIHQIGAIVLYIVGQEEYKRLMRDALPEIRIRREMEYFTINHAVASSLLANRWKFPEIIVHALCHYLEPFKAPGKAKDLAHILFVASIAGLHSEESVRDEIIQQALKLREKSIQYLGLDVRAVVKSLG, from the coding sequence GTGAGTGAACAACCTTACGAAATAATAACGTGTAAGTGTGGGCAGAGAATGCGGGTTCCTACTTCTGCTCAAGGTAAAGCTTTTAAATGTGTTCGTTGTGGTAATATTGTTTTTTATGGTCAAACGCCAGAGAGTACAAGCCAACCTGGCTTTAGTGTATCTAAAAGTGTATCAACAGGAGAATTTACTGGAAATTTATCTCAATGGTTAATTAGTTCAGGAATTGTTACTCCTGAAGATATGGAAGAGGCGTTAGATATTCAGAAAAAACAGGGAGGGTATTTATTAAAGATTTTATATCAAAATTCAAAATTGCCAGAAGAAATGTTATTTGAAATACTATCCCGTACTTCAGGTGTTCCCAAGATAGACATTCTCCGTATATTTATTGACAAAGAAATTGTAGATTTAGTTCCCAAAAAATTGTGTGAAGATAGGTTTGTTTTTCCCGTTGATCGTTTAGGAAGAAATTTGACCTTAGCAATGGCATGCCCTATAGATAAAGAGACAATTTTTTTAGTAGAGCAATTAACTCAACTTAGAATAAAACCGACATTAGCAAAAGTTAGTGAGATAGAGGAAACAATAAAGAAATATCATAAAGAGAATGTTACAAACATACCATTGTCAATGCCACAAGGTTCTGTATCAGGTGCAGGAATTAAAGAAAGCAAGATAATAAAAACAAAACCGTCTGTAACTGAATCGCAACCAGCATCAGTTCTACAATTTCCAGAAGAAACAGCAGATAGAGAAAGAAAATTTGTAGAGCCTGTTTTAGACACCTTAGAATATCTTCCGTTCCCTCCGACGGCTGAACTTGCTTTGAGTATGGTTTTGGAAGATTCAGAACCAAATTTGGATGATTTATGCTCCATCTTTTTAGATGACCCATCATTAGCGACCGCTTTACTACGTTGGGTAAATAATCCTGTCATTGCCGAAGAAAAGAAAATTGGTAATATTTGGACAGCAGTAGCATTATTAGGACCTTATGGCGTACAAATTATGTTGAACCATATGAAAGAAGCACACCAACCTATTTCCGAGTATCCTGTGCTTCCAATTAGTGGTAGGTCTAAACTCTGTGCTAAACTTGCAGAAGAATTGGCAAAAAGTTGTCAGAAGGTAAATCCATCCCTTGCATATACTACCGCATTGATTCATCAAATAGGAGCCATTGTGTTATATATCGTAGGGCAGGAAGAGTATAAAAGGCTTATGCGAGATGCACTTCCCGAAATACGAATAAGACGTGAAATGGAATATTTTACTATTAACCACGCAGTTGCCTCATCCCTTTTAGCCAACCGTTGGAAGTTTCCAGAAATTATAGTTCATGCGTTATGTCATTACTTAGAACCATTTAAAGCTCCAGGTAAAGCAAAGGACTTAGCCCATATCCTATTTGTTGCATCTATCGCAGGCTTACATAGTGAAGAATCAGTCCGAGATGAAATAATTCAACAAGCATTAAAATTAAGAGAAAAAAGCATCCAATATCTTGGACTCGATGTTAGGGCGGTCGTTAAATCCTTAGGCTAA